From the genome of Gracilinanus agilis isolate LMUSP501 chromosome 2, AgileGrace, whole genome shotgun sequence, one region includes:
- the LOC123233440 gene encoding gastrokine-3-like — protein MSRVEQVIGDQIPFKSLMAKKHISKTVIAAFLATFLTPTLAKMDRSQFLQGNYEDYNTNFDIDGSIALIHDTNPRSEWDGALDYKRDYLAAKLFNKKACVLTKMDKVIFPSLEVLHKALHKQLPRHDASSKGATYVVLPTRVKNVAQYGKPISDLCRGVPTYFAQQRAEGSAPGLNPQSCFKARIFANIFSFGIAICGEIPGL, from the exons TTCAAGAGTCTCATGGCCAAGAAGCACATTAGCAAG ACAGTGATTGCTGCCTTTTTGGCAACCTTCTTGACTCCAACCCTGGCAAAGATG GACCGAAGCCAGTTCCTGCAGGGAAACTATGAGGACTATAACACCAATTTCGATATCGATGGCAGCATTGCTCTCATCCATGATACTAATCCACGGAGTGAATGGGATGGCGCATTGGATTACAAACGA GATTATTTGGCTGCCAAACTATTTAACAAGAAGGCTTGCGTGCTGACCAAGATGGACAAAGTGATCTTCCCCAGTCTGGAAGTCCTCCACAAAGCCCTACACAAGCAG TTACCCAGGCATGATGCCTCCTCAAAAGGTGCCACCTATGTGGTTTTACCCACTCGGGTTAAGAACGTTGCTCAATATGGAAAGCCTATCAGTGATCTGTGTAGAGGGGTTCCCACCTACTTTGCACAGCAACGGGCTGAGG GAAGTGCCCCAGGACTGAATCCCCAATCTTGCTTCAAAGCACGAATTTTTGCCAACATATTCAGTTTTGGCATTGCCATCTGTGGGGAGATCCCAGGTCTCTGA
- the GKN1 gene encoding gastrokine-1 has product MVQHRWQPVESVVKVIPVIVFIGLLGLLLGSTSADTNISVDNDNNSQGGTQRVSINNDHNVANIDNDDGWDRSWNSIWDFNNGFAATRIFAKKICIVHRLNKDVVPGIQELERRAKEKKPNVHTGPSPKSLRYMIEPQEIKDLAQFGTPIETMCRGLPTYKAQEVQGRGFFFFGGTCWDIGVWEVSIGLCGDIMVA; this is encoded by the exons ATGGTGCAGCACAgatggcagcctgttgagtctgtggtgaaggtgattcctgtg ATCGTGTTTATTGGGCTCCTCGGACTCCTCCTTGGTTCCACTTCTGCTGACACT AATATCAGTGTGGACAATGACAACAACAGCCAGGGAGGCACACAGAGAGTGAGCATCAACAATGATCACAATGTAGCCAATATTGATAATGACGATGGATGGGATCGATCTTGGAATTCAATCTGGGATTTTAACAAT ggCTTTGCTGCaactaggatctttgccaagaaaatctgcaTCGTGCATAGGCTGAACAAAGATGTTGTGCCTGGCATTCAGGAACTTGAGAGACgagcaaaagaaaagaag CCAAATGTACATACTGGACCTTCCCCCAAAAGCCTGCGGTATATGATTGaacctcaggaaataaaagaccTGGCCCAGTTTGGAACTCCTATTGAAACCATGTGCAGGGGACTTCCTACATATAAGGCTCAGGAGGTTCAAG GGCgaggcttctttttctttggtGGCACCTGCTGGGATATCGGTGTCTGGGAAGTGAGCATCGGCCTGTGTGGTGACATAATGGTA
- the GKN2 gene encoding gastrokine-2, with product MFLLAVLAIFCTQTHGYEVFNYLNPANNGGPAQETVQIENEKNIAIINVNAGKCSSTTIFDYKHGYIASRLLSRRACYIMKMNHESIPALDQLRRYVYERQALQNMFSPKYSWVKYNPIQSLLTDIDWFLFGSPIEKLCKHVPLYKGEVVKENPGAKGCAKVGLLGILHIGICADLHL from the exons ATGTTCCTTCTGGCAGTGCTAGCCATCTTTTGTACTCAAACTCATGGATATGAG GTTTTTAACTACTTGAATCCTGCCAATAATGGTGGCCCAGCCCAGGAAACAGTACaaattgaaaatgagaaaaatatcgCCATCATCAACGTCAATGCAGGGAAGTGCTCTTCCACCACAATCTTTGACTACAAACAT GGTTATATTGCTTCCAGGTTACTTTCTAGGAGAGCCTGCTATATAATGAAGATGAACCATGAAAGTATCCCTGCTCTGGATCAACTCCGAAGATATGTTTATGAGAGACag GCACTGCAAAACATGTTTTCTCCCAAATATTCCTGGGTGAAATACAACCCCATACAGTCCCTGCTCACTGATATTGATTGGTTCCTGTTTGGCTCACCCATAGAGAAGCTTTGCAAACATGTGCCCCTGTACAAGGGTGAAGTGGTTAAAGAGAACC cTGGTGCTAAGGGTTGTGCCAAGGTTGGTCTCCTGGGCATTCTCCATATTGGCATTTGCGCAGACCTCCACCTTTAA